The Methanolacinia petrolearia DSM 11571 genome has a segment encoding these proteins:
- a CDS encoding helix-turn-helix transcriptional regulator: protein MDNRIKELRNERGVTQQELAEKVDVSSRTIISLEKGQYNPSVLLAHKLAVFFNCAIEEVFIFGKEDGIRGDADNSEQ, encoded by the coding sequence ATGGACAATCGCATTAAAGAGCTCAGGAATGAGAGGGGGGTGACACAGCAGGAGCTTGCAGAAAAAGTGGATGTCTCCTCCCGCACTATAATCTCTCTTGAGAAAGGACAATATAACCCGTCCGTCCTCCTGGCTCATAAACTGGCGGTATTTTTTAACTGCGCCATTGAGGAGGTCTTCATATTCGGTAAAGAGGACGGAATCCGGGGCGATGCAGATAATTCTGAACAATGA
- the nadX gene encoding aspartate dehydrogenase, which translates to MIKVGLLGCGNVAHVIAKETEGFSIKACFDLMPRRAEEISKLTGAGSFSSFEEFIKEDLDIVVEAASVTAVHEFAREVLENGKDIVILSVGALADPGLKNELKDTAKRTGRKIYIPSGAIMGLDNLKIGRISNISKLLLRTTKNPRSLGIETDKKTMVFSGRADECIRQFPKNINVAIALELATGHDVEVELWADPDLQRNTHEIIVEGDFGNFYLKIENKPCPDNPATSYLAALSIITLLRNLEEPIKIGT; encoded by the coding sequence ATGATAAAGGTTGGCCTCCTGGGATGCGGAAATGTGGCACATGTCATAGCAAAGGAGACTGAAGGCTTTTCAATAAAAGCCTGCTTTGATCTGATGCCCCGGCGGGCTGAAGAAATATCAAAGCTAACAGGTGCCGGATCGTTTTCATCTTTTGAAGAATTTATAAAAGAAGACCTCGACATAGTGGTTGAGGCGGCTTCCGTTACAGCAGTCCACGAATTTGCCAGAGAGGTGCTTGAAAACGGAAAAGATATCGTAATCCTCTCAGTCGGGGCGCTCGCTGATCCCGGGCTGAAGAATGAGCTCAAAGATACCGCAAAGAGGACAGGAAGAAAAATATACATCCCCAGCGGCGCAATAATGGGGCTCGACAACCTCAAGATCGGAAGGATCTCCAATATTTCGAAGCTCCTGCTCAGGACAACCAAGAATCCACGTTCGCTCGGGATCGAAACGGACAAGAAGACGATGGTGTTCTCCGGAAGAGCGGACGAGTGCATCAGGCAGTTCCCGAAGAATATCAACGTGGCTATAGCACTCGAACTTGCAACAGGGCATGATGTCGAAGTAGAGCTGTGGGCCGACCCGGACCTTCAGAGGAACACCCACGAGATTATTGTAGAGGGGGATTTCGGGAACTTCTACCTGAAGATCGAGAACAAACCCTGCCCGGACAATCCTGCAACAAGTTATCTTGCCGCATTATCAATCATAACACTGCTGAGAAACCTGGAAGAACCAATAAAAATCGGGACATAA
- a CDS encoding chemotaxis protein CheW: protein MEIIDVVQFQLSGTSYAIDIKTAREIVEMMPITPVPRAPPHIAGIINLRGEITNIMNLSRLMGLSSENKQEGQKIIVLVPEAAGGSIIGLIVDDVHSVLQVNQDDIDKMDASISKEAYVKGIIKTGGSGDGKKDLVIWIDIEKLLSETLCSGEAVV, encoded by the coding sequence ATGGAGATCATTGACGTCGTTCAGTTTCAGCTTTCGGGTACAAGTTATGCAATAGATATCAAAACCGCGAGGGAGATCGTGGAGATGATGCCGATAACGCCGGTACCGAGGGCACCGCCTCATATTGCGGGGATTATCAATCTAAGAGGGGAGATCACAAACATAATGAATCTAAGCCGTCTTATGGGCTTAAGTTCCGAAAATAAACAAGAGGGCCAGAAAATAATCGTGCTTGTTCCTGAGGCTGCCGGAGGTTCAATCATCGGTCTTATAGTTGATGATGTACACAGCGTCCTCCAGGTAAACCAGGATGATATCGATAAGATGGATGCATCAATCTCAAAAGAGGCCTATGTGAAGGGGATTATCAAGACCGGGGGATCGGGGGACGGGAAAAAAGACCTTGTAATATGGATAGACATTGAAAAGCTTCTGTCGGAGACTCTTTGTAGCGGGGAGGCAGTAGTCTGA
- a CDS encoding sensor histidine kinase, protein MTTKRHLLTVLLFIAIFAGCVLPGESMASLYSDQSSSGISPLNDYTAVGTILVLSFTMVLFITFFYSGRLKTSQNLLKKLCEEREAFSTEVAERLNNTFAVISSLVSMQILNSNEEETKQKLNEINNRIMAISLVHQNLLHSKGVSKVNVRDAFTGLGEQLVQTYFLAGDIDYNLKGDECYIGMAQAVPLGIVMNEIVSNSLKFAFVDRASGEICVEYKCEKGTFELCVSDDGVGIPKHLLHGRCESLGFNLIHDIVSMQLKGSADLQSESGTKWIIHFPAECGLDI, encoded by the coding sequence ATGACAACCAAAAGGCATCTTCTTACTGTATTGCTATTTATAGCCATATTTGCCGGCTGTGTTTTGCCGGGCGAATCCATGGCATCGCTGTATTCAGATCAGTCTTCATCCGGAATTTCACCACTCAATGACTATACTGCTGTAGGGACGATCCTCGTTCTGTCATTTACCATGGTTCTTTTTATAACATTTTTTTACTCCGGCAGGCTTAAGACGAGCCAGAACCTGCTGAAAAAGCTTTGTGAAGAAAGAGAAGCCTTCAGCACCGAGGTTGCCGAACGTCTGAACAACACCTTTGCCGTTATCAGCAGTCTTGTCTCTATGCAGATTTTAAATTCGAATGAAGAGGAGACAAAGCAGAAACTGAACGAGATCAACAACAGGATAATGGCCATTTCGCTGGTGCATCAAAATCTTCTGCACTCAAAAGGTGTTTCCAAAGTGAATGTCCGTGACGCATTTACAGGTCTGGGAGAACAGCTGGTTCAGACTTATTTCCTTGCCGGAGATATCGATTATAACTTAAAAGGGGATGAATGCTATATCGGTATGGCCCAGGCCGTACCTCTGGGTATCGTGATGAATGAAATTGTCAGTAATTCTTTGAAATTTGCGTTTGTGGACAGGGCTTCAGGGGAGATATGTGTTGAATACAAATGCGAAAAAGGCACCTTCGAGTTGTGTGTCAGCGACGACGGTGTGGGCATTCCCAAACATCTGCTTCACGGGAGGTGTGAGTCCCTGGGCTTTAACCTTATACATGACATAGTGTCCATGCAGCTTAAGGGAAGTGCCGATTTGCAGAGCGAATCCGGAACGAAGTGGATTATTCATTTCCCGGCGGAGTGCGGTTTAGATATTTAA
- the nadC gene encoding carboxylating nicotinate-nucleotide diphosphorylase: MRINREILTGYLLEDTERGDLTSDVVVPDIDSYAEIVSKDDGIICGLEETAFLFGYAGAKVVLTASDGERVSAGRKLMEIRGKAKAILLVERTALNIIGRMSGIATKTDIIVRKARSVNPKIRIAGTRKTSPGARAIDKKAIVAGGGDPHRYDLSDAFLIKDNHLAVCPAADAIRKAKEYSAYKKIEIEAESPADALADAKAGADIIMLDNMTPEKVSAALGLITDAGLRGRVCIEISGGIDAKNFEDYAALDIDAISMGALTHSVRNFDVSLNMKPGVKNFTVKI; the protein is encoded by the coding sequence ATGCGCATAAACAGGGAGATCCTCACGGGCTATCTTTTGGAAGACACGGAAAGAGGAGATCTGACATCGGATGTTGTTGTCCCGGATATTGATTCTTACGCCGAGATCGTCTCAAAGGACGACGGCATCATATGCGGACTTGAAGAGACAGCGTTCCTGTTCGGCTATGCGGGCGCCAAAGTAGTACTTACAGCATCCGACGGTGAGAGAGTCTCTGCAGGAAGGAAACTGATGGAGATCAGGGGAAAGGCGAAGGCCATTCTTCTTGTCGAGAGGACCGCCCTGAATATAATAGGAAGGATGAGTGGAATTGCCACAAAGACCGATATTATAGTCAGGAAGGCAAGGTCGGTCAACCCGAAGATCAGAATAGCCGGAACCAGAAAGACCTCCCCGGGTGCAAGGGCTATAGACAAAAAGGCCATTGTAGCCGGCGGGGGAGACCCGCACAGGTACGATCTCTCAGACGCATTTCTCATAAAGGACAATCACCTTGCAGTATGCCCTGCCGCAGATGCGATAAGAAAAGCAAAGGAATATTCAGCATACAAGAAGATCGAGATCGAGGCCGAATCCCCGGCAGATGCACTTGCCGATGCAAAGGCAGGTGCCGATATTATTATGCTGGACAATATGACGCCGGAAAAAGTATCTGCGGCATTAGGGCTCATAACCGACGCAGGACTCCGCGGTAGGGTCTGCATAGAGATTTCAGGCGGGATCGACGCAAAGAATTTTGAGGATTATGCCGCTCTCGATATCGATGCCATAAGCATGGGTGCGCTTACGCATTCGGTCAGGAACTTCGATGTCTCCCTGAATATGAAACCGGGCGTGAAGAACTTCACTGTAAAAATCTGA
- the nadA gene encoding quinolinate synthase NadA gives MGVKEDIERLKKEKKAVILAHNYQPPAIQDLADIVGDSLELAIKAKEATEDLIVLCGVQFMAETAKILNPGKKVILPVKDAGCPLADQLTPDMIKEARKNHPGAAVVVYVNSSAECKAEADVACTSANAAGVVRSLEETEVIFGPDSNLASWVQEQVPEKEIIPVPPDGHCPVHAVFEIGDTEEAKRLDYCIVCHPECEKSIRDKSDFVASTGGMMKIASEAGRWAVLTEKDMTYRLSKEYPEKEFLAYEKSVCKDMKKITPEILRNSLETEDYEIILDEEEMNRARGAIERMIAIRS, from the coding sequence ATGGGCGTAAAAGAAGATATCGAGAGACTCAAAAAAGAGAAGAAAGCTGTCATTCTGGCTCACAACTACCAGCCTCCCGCAATTCAGGATCTTGCAGACATCGTAGGAGACAGCCTTGAGCTTGCCATAAAGGCAAAAGAGGCAACAGAAGATCTAATCGTCCTTTGCGGGGTTCAGTTCATGGCAGAGACGGCAAAGATTCTCAATCCCGGCAAGAAAGTGATATTACCGGTAAAAGATGCCGGATGCCCGCTTGCCGACCAGCTTACTCCTGATATGATAAAAGAGGCGAGGAAGAATCATCCCGGGGCGGCAGTGGTTGTCTATGTAAATTCTTCTGCCGAATGCAAGGCCGAAGCGGATGTGGCCTGCACCTCTGCAAATGCAGCAGGCGTTGTCAGGTCACTGGAAGAGACGGAGGTCATATTCGGGCCTGACTCGAACCTCGCCTCATGGGTACAGGAGCAGGTGCCTGAGAAAGAGATAATTCCTGTTCCCCCCGACGGTCACTGCCCGGTCCATGCAGTTTTTGAGATCGGGGATACGGAGGAGGCAAAAAGGCTGGACTACTGTATTGTCTGCCATCCCGAATGCGAAAAAAGTATCAGGGATAAATCCGATTTTGTAGCATCCACAGGCGGTATGATGAAGATCGCTTCCGAAGCAGGGAGATGGGCCGTTCTTACCGAGAAGGATATGACATACAGGCTTTCGAAGGAATATCCTGAAAAGGAATTTCTCGCTTACGAAAAGTCGGTTTGCAAAGACATGAAGAAGATCACACCCGAAATCTTAAGGAATTCCCTTGAGACAGAAGATTACGAGATCATACTTGACGAAGAGGAGATGAACCGTGCAAGGGGTGCGATCGAGAGGATGATAGCAATAAGGAGTTAG
- a CDS encoding 3-dehydroquinate synthase II, with product MKLFWIDLREWDKDAATTAIESGADAIVAEKAAKVRELGLIKIISPDGDLVPGRDVYEVEITDKKSEEKAAELGKKGYVIVSTTDWTVIPLENLVAQSDRIIAAVSDEKEAETALGVLEGGVAGVLLKNSDPKVIKSVSSLVKKSGGKLELSVFTVKSVTSAGMGDRVCVDTCTMMHDGEGMAVGNTSSAFLLVHAETLENPYVSPRPFRVNAGAVHSYALVAGGKTSYLSEISAGDRVLIVNSAGETEEATVGRVKIEKRPLLLVEAEPEGGGAPISAVLQNAETIRLMREDGSAVSVIDLKPGDRILGRMEKGGRHFGHAIEETILEK from the coding sequence ATGAAATTATTCTGGATCGACCTCAGGGAATGGGATAAGGATGCCGCGACAACGGCTATCGAGAGCGGTGCGGACGCAATTGTTGCAGAGAAGGCAGCAAAGGTCAGAGAGCTCGGGCTCATCAAGATAATCTCCCCCGACGGAGACCTCGTCCCCGGCAGGGATGTGTACGAAGTCGAGATCACGGATAAAAAATCCGAAGAAAAAGCCGCAGAGCTTGGAAAAAAGGGTTATGTCATAGTCTCGACTACAGACTGGACGGTAATCCCTCTTGAAAATCTCGTTGCGCAGTCCGACAGGATAATCGCCGCTGTATCTGATGAGAAGGAGGCCGAAACTGCTCTTGGCGTACTGGAAGGCGGTGTTGCAGGAGTACTGCTCAAAAACAGCGATCCCAAAGTGATAAAGTCGGTTTCATCCCTCGTGAAGAAGTCGGGGGGGAAACTTGAACTCTCGGTATTCACCGTAAAGTCGGTTACATCCGCCGGAATGGGCGACCGGGTCTGCGTAGATACATGCACCATGATGCATGACGGCGAGGGAATGGCTGTCGGTAATACGTCATCGGCGTTCCTTCTGGTTCACGCGGAGACGCTTGAAAACCCGTATGTCTCCCCGAGACCCTTCAGGGTGAATGCCGGTGCAGTCCACTCTTATGCACTTGTTGCGGGAGGAAAAACCTCGTATCTCTCCGAGATCTCGGCAGGCGACCGGGTACTGATAGTAAACAGTGCTGGCGAAACAGAGGAGGCGACCGTCGGGCGAGTAAAGATAGAGAAGAGGCCGCTTCTTCTCGTGGAAGCCGAACCGGAAGGCGGCGGAGCCCCGATATCCGCGGTTCTCCAGAACGCCGAGACGATCCGCCTGATGAGGGAGGATGGTAGCGCCGTATCCGTAATCGACCTGAAACCAGGTGATCGTATCCTAGGGCGGATGGAGAAGGGCGGAAGGCACTTCGGGCATGCCATAGAAGAGACCATACTCGAGAAATGA
- a CDS encoding 2-amino-3,7-dideoxy-D-threo-hept-6-ulosonate synthase, translated as MIGKQIRLERIMNRNTGRAVIIPMDHGFTLGQIEGLGNMPEIISAVAEGGANAIVLHKGMVKAGHRKHGKDIGLIVHLSASTSMNPDPNDKVMVCTVEEAIALGADAVSIHINLGAPNESKMIEDAGMVSKQCTKWGMPLLIMIYPRGQGIDPNSPQAVGHCVRVAEELGADLIKTSYTGDPESFRKITAACSVPVLIAGGEKAGDLQTLETVLDSVEAGGAGVCLGRNSFQRENPSAFISALSRVVNGKATPEEAIRDLEKPA; from the coding sequence ATGATTGGAAAACAGATTCGTCTTGAAAGGATAATGAACAGGAATACGGGGCGTGCGGTTATAATCCCGATGGATCACGGGTTCACGCTCGGACAGATAGAGGGCCTGGGCAACATGCCGGAGATAATATCAGCGGTAGCAGAAGGCGGTGCGAACGCGATTGTCCTGCACAAAGGAATGGTCAAGGCAGGCCACAGGAAGCACGGGAAGGATATCGGGCTCATTGTCCACCTTTCGGCGAGCACTTCTATGAATCCTGATCCGAACGACAAGGTGATGGTGTGCACTGTCGAAGAGGCAATCGCACTCGGTGCTGATGCTGTATCAATCCATATAAATCTCGGAGCTCCGAACGAGTCGAAGATGATCGAAGATGCCGGAATGGTATCGAAGCAGTGCACGAAATGGGGCATGCCACTCCTGATAATGATCTACCCACGCGGGCAGGGCATCGATCCGAACTCCCCGCAGGCGGTGGGGCACTGCGTCAGGGTTGCGGAAGAGCTCGGTGCAGACCTGATCAAGACCAGCTACACGGGCGATCCCGAGAGCTTCAGGAAGATAACCGCAGCCTGTTCAGTCCCGGTTCTTATCGCGGGCGGCGAAAAAGCGGGCGACCTCCAGACTCTCGAGACGGTTCTCGACTCCGTCGAAGCCGGTGGTGCCGGAGTATGTCTCGGCAGGAATTCATTCCAGCGTGAAAACCCATCCGCTTTCATCAGCGCCCTATCCAGAGTGGTGAACGGGAAGGCGACACCTGAGGAAGCGATCAGGGACCTGGAGAAACCTGCATGA
- a CDS encoding 2-amino-3,7-dideoxy-D-threo-hept-6-ulosonate synthase: MRGKEIRLERIMRRDTGTTVIVPMDHGVTSGPIPGLIDLDRSVELVARGGANAVIGHMGLALHGHRKGGPDIGLILHLSASTDLGPDPNDKVLVNTVQNALKMGADGVSVHINIGAESEARMLQDLGSIAIECIEWGMPLLAMMYPRGKKINDDNMVDSIKIAARVASELGADIVKTVYTGDPDTFREVTEGCHVPVVIAGGSKSDDLTTLKLIEGSMEGGGAGVSIGRNAFQHKYPDKFVRAATMIVHERRSAEEAMEILKQD, encoded by the coding sequence ATGCGTGGAAAAGAGATTAGACTTGAAAGGATAATGAGACGGGACACAGGAACGACGGTCATAGTCCCGATGGATCACGGTGTCACGTCAGGCCCTATTCCGGGTCTGATAGACCTGGACAGGAGTGTTGAACTTGTCGCCCGCGGCGGTGCCAATGCCGTAATCGGGCATATGGGTCTTGCATTGCACGGTCACCGGAAGGGCGGTCCCGATATTGGCCTTATACTGCACCTTTCGGCGAGCACGGATCTCGGGCCCGATCCGAACGACAAGGTTCTTGTGAATACAGTACAGAATGCACTGAAAATGGGAGCGGACGGTGTATCGGTCCACATCAACATCGGTGCGGAATCCGAGGCGAGGATGCTTCAGGATCTCGGCTCGATTGCAATCGAGTGCATCGAATGGGGCATGCCGCTTCTTGCGATGATGTACCCCCGCGGAAAAAAGATTAACGACGATAATATGGTAGATTCCATTAAGATCGCGGCAAGGGTGGCATCCGAACTCGGTGCAGATATTGTGAAGACAGTATACACCGGAGACCCCGATACTTTCCGCGAGGTCACCGAAGGATGCCATGTGCCTGTAGTGATTGCAGGTGGTTCGAAGTCCGACGACCTGACAACCCTGAAGCTCATCGAGGGTTCGATGGAGGGTGGCGGTGCCGGTGTTTCGATCGGCAGGAATGCGTTCCAGCACAAATACCCGGACAAATTCGTACGTGCTGCAACTATGATAGTGCACGAGAGGCGCTCTGCAGAAGAGGCGATGGAGATCCTCAAACAGGATTGA
- a CDS encoding methyl-accepting chemotaxis protein has product MSELKTIESFLSALNNGDRTKGLNPAEFGQEFHGIVNELNTLQDGFTALYAIDDILSDMSNNDYTRKVDNNSLGIYKKLSTSVNLVQLRLLTLQQAAEDISAGNFSDLDKFRGIGGGAGKRCENDKIVPAFISMMEAISNVTLEVEVIGEKISDGDVYYRGKASDHKGEFSEIIKSVNNVADAFLVPIKESIRVCSSYADADFSERFSSSVEMKGAFENFKNAINNIGESVSESLALTSNVTMQVVSNSSEVTKGTDEVAKATEGVANSSQKTADLTNDLLKSIDDITRQIADLSASNEEIASTSQEVYTAANHVVEIGKQTQDLANGTNDKMSSVEKIASKSVEEIRALNDQIKEVGNVVKLINDITSQINLLALNAAIEAARAGEHGRGFAVVAGEVKNLAAEARSATDSIGNVVSAVQAGSENTAKAIMTANDEIIEGVDSVNKTLQALNTIIQNAGQVTHDVGEITKAIEDQANIANNVVISAEKGNKMTKDVQKNAQELAALAEESSASVEEIGSAIHEVNELIKKLDEANSHFKY; this is encoded by the coding sequence ATGTCAGAACTAAAAACCATTGAATCCTTTCTGTCGGCATTGAATAATGGTGACAGGACAAAAGGTCTAAACCCCGCAGAATTCGGGCAGGAATTCCACGGGATAGTCAATGAATTGAACACTCTTCAGGACGGCTTTACAGCGCTGTATGCCATTGATGACATTCTCAGCGATATGTCAAACAATGATTACACCCGAAAAGTAGACAATAATTCTTTAGGAATTTATAAAAAATTATCCACGTCTGTCAACCTTGTTCAGCTTCGCCTGCTGACTCTGCAGCAGGCGGCAGAAGACATCTCTGCAGGGAACTTTTCCGATCTTGATAAATTCAGAGGTATAGGCGGCGGGGCGGGAAAGAGATGTGAAAATGACAAAATCGTTCCTGCATTTATATCCATGATGGAAGCGATAAGCAACGTCACTCTGGAAGTCGAAGTGATCGGTGAAAAAATTTCGGACGGAGATGTTTATTATCGCGGAAAGGCGTCGGATCATAAAGGGGAATTCAGCGAGATCATAAAATCCGTAAATAATGTAGCGGATGCCTTTTTAGTTCCGATAAAGGAATCGATAAGGGTCTGCAGCAGTTATGCCGACGCTGATTTCTCAGAGCGTTTTTCCTCTTCGGTTGAAATGAAGGGCGCCTTTGAGAATTTTAAAAACGCGATTAACAATATCGGAGAATCGGTATCAGAGAGTCTTGCCTTAACAAGCAACGTAACAATGCAGGTGGTTTCCAACTCGAGTGAGGTTACAAAGGGAACCGACGAGGTTGCAAAGGCAACCGAAGGCGTTGCAAATTCGAGCCAGAAAACTGCTGATCTGACAAACGATCTTTTAAAGAGCATCGATGATATTACCCGGCAGATTGCCGATCTGTCCGCTTCAAACGAGGAGATTGCGAGCACGTCACAGGAAGTTTATACCGCGGCCAACCACGTCGTAGAGATCGGTAAGCAGACGCAGGATCTTGCAAACGGCACCAACGATAAGATGAGCAGTGTCGAGAAGATCGCGAGCAAGAGCGTTGAAGAGATAAGAGCATTGAACGATCAGATAAAGGAAGTCGGAAACGTTGTCAAACTCATAAACGACATAACCAGTCAGATCAATCTTCTCGCACTCAATGCGGCAATAGAAGCAGCCCGTGCAGGCGAACACGGAAGGGGTTTTGCCGTTGTCGCCGGCGAGGTCAAGAACCTTGCAGCAGAGGCAAGATCTGCAACTGATTCTATCGGAAATGTCGTATCTGCAGTTCAGGCGGGCAGTGAGAATACTGCAAAGGCCATTATGACTGCTAATGACGAAATTATTGAAGGTGTGGACAGCGTTAACAAAACATTGCAGGCACTGAATACGATCATCCAGAACGCCGGCCAGGTGACCCACGATGTCGGAGAGATCACGAAGGCGATCGAGGATCAGGCAAATATTGCTAACAATGTCGTAATCTCTGCCGAAAAAGGCAATAAGATGACTAAAGACGTCCAGAAAAACGCCCAGGAGCTTGCTGCACTTGCAGAGGAATCAAGTGCTTCCGTTGAGGAGATCGGAAGTGCGATCCATGAGGTGAATGAACTAATTAAGAAACTGGATGAAGCGAACTCGCACTTCAAATACTGA
- a CDS encoding prephenate dehydrogenase/arogenate dehydrogenase family protein, with translation MNSIGIIGGNGGMGRLFSSVFSRAGYEVSVSGRNTRLSNRDLAESCDIVMVSVPIRATVGVIDEIAPVMKPEQVLCDLTSVKTMPVQAMLKSKASVIGFHPMFGPKLPGIRGQNIVATPARCPDEILSVFTSIFASEGAQVTIMTPEEHDRVVAVVQGLVHFATLAVADAVRTSGTDFEKILSVMSPVYRIEMGLIGRILGQSSDLYGDILRMNPEVMPVLNSFSDSVEKLRESVASTDEKEFQAFFNGNRECFDEYIPLATRDTDALIEALVNLT, from the coding sequence ATGAACAGTATAGGCATCATCGGCGGAAACGGAGGGATGGGGCGCCTCTTCTCGTCAGTCTTTTCAAGGGCCGGCTATGAGGTTTCTGTATCCGGGAGGAACACCAGGCTCTCGAACAGGGACCTTGCGGAGAGCTGCGACATCGTTATGGTCTCGGTCCCGATAAGGGCGACGGTGGGCGTAATAGATGAGATCGCTCCTGTCATGAAGCCGGAGCAGGTGCTGTGCGATCTTACGTCCGTAAAGACGATGCCCGTTCAGGCGATGCTCAAATCGAAGGCTTCGGTTATAGGCTTCCATCCCATGTTCGGGCCGAAACTCCCCGGAATAAGAGGGCAGAATATCGTTGCGACTCCTGCAAGGTGTCCGGATGAGATACTCTCCGTCTTCACGTCGATCTTCGCTTCGGAAGGTGCACAGGTCACTATTATGACCCCGGAGGAGCATGACCGTGTGGTGGCGGTCGTCCAGGGGCTCGTTCATTTCGCAACACTCGCAGTCGCCGATGCCGTCAGGACGAGCGGGACCGATTTCGAAAAGATCCTCTCGGTCATGAGCCCTGTGTACAGGATCGAAATGGGTCTTATAGGGAGGATACTCGGCCAGAGCTCCGACCTGTACGGTGACATCCTTAGGATGAATCCCGAGGTCATGCCTGTGCTTAACAGCTTCTCTGATTCGGTCGAAAAACTCCGGGAATCTGTTGCCTCCACCGATGAGAAAGAGTTTCAGGCCTTTTTCAACGGTAACAGGGAATGCTTTGATGAATACATCCCCCTTGCAACGAGGGATACGGATGCCCTGATCGAGGCGCTGGTGAATCTCACATGA